Proteins found in one Macrobrachium nipponense isolate FS-2020 chromosome 4, ASM1510439v2, whole genome shotgun sequence genomic segment:
- the LOC135211284 gene encoding uncharacterized protein LOC135211284, producing MVERLTPILKKKDTKMRLAQEVGLKLEVTLRHLASGNDYTSLQYSFRVSKSSICRFIPLICRAIIDTYKPEVMKCPKTPKERNDVAKRFASKWNYFNCVGALDWKHVVIKKPEGGRSLYRNY from the coding sequence atggtcgaaaggctgacgccCATTTTGAAGAAGAAGGACACGAAAATGCGGCTTGCACAAGAGGTTGGACTCAAGTTGGAGGTCACTCtccgccacctggcaagtgggaacgactatacaagcctccaatacagcttcagagtctccaagagttccattTGCCGGTTTATCCCATTAATCTGCCGAGCCATTATCGacacatacaaaccagaagtgatgaagtgccccaagacaccaAAAGAAAGGAATGATGTAGCAAAACGATTCGCCTcaaagtggaactacttcaattgtgtgggagccctggatTGGAAGCACGTCGTGATCAAGAAACCTGAAGGTGGAAGATCACTGTACCGCAATTACTAG